ACTGGGCACGCGCCTGGTCGAGGAGTGCCTGCGGTTCGCTCGCGAGGCCGGCTATGTCCAGGTCACCCTATGGACCAACGACGTACTCGTCGCCGCCCGAAAGATCTACCAGGACTTCGGTTTCCGACTCATCGATGAGGAACGTCACCACAGTTTCGGCCACGACCTCAACGGCCAGAACTGGGTGCTCGATCTGTAGTTCCGACAGCTGCCGCCCGGCACCCGACCAGATCCACGATGAGATCGAGCGTGGCCTCGAACTCATCGTCCCGGTCGAAGCGGGCGAGGTAGGGCGCCGCGGCCGTCACCTCGGCCAGACCCGACGCTTCCAGCGTCTTCCGGCGTTCGGCGATCCCGTCGGCGGTACCGGCACCGAACGTCGGCCCGGCCGACACCTCGCGCAACAGGGTGCCGATCAAGGCGGCGAGCAAGGTCCGCAGCAGGTGCACGGCCTCCCTCGCCGAGATGCCGGTCCGACGCAGCACCGTGAGCACGGCCTCGATGGGTGCCAACCCGGACATCGATGACAGCTGCCGGGTCAGCACCAGGGTCGCCGCCTCAGGATGAGCCAGCGTGACGCGGCGGAATTCATGCCCAAGCGCCCGCAGGTCGGCGCCGAAATCGCCAGTGGCAGGCGGGATCCGAAGCTGTTCCAGGACGTGTTCGGCGACCGCGTCGAGCAGGTCGTCCTTGCCTTCGACGTAGTGATAGAGGCTCTTGGCGTCGACGCCCAACACCCGGCCGACCGAGCGCATGCTCACCGCCGCGATTCCCTCGCCGTCGATCACCGCGAGGGCGGCATCGCGGATCGCCGCCCGGGTCAACTGGGCCTGCGCCTTGGGTGGCCTGCCGCGGCGCGGCGCGCCGTCGGCCTGCCTGTTCGCCGCACCGGTCATGGCTGGCATTGTTCCTCACCCGTTGCTATTCCCACAGTGTGGGGTTATTTTACAATAAATCCACCCCGTGGGAATAATGCCCGTACAGGAGCACACGATGCCCGACCGCCTACTCATGCCACCCGTCGAGGTCTTACAGGCGCGCGAGAAACTCGTCCTCGATCACTTCCACGACGAGGTGCGGCAGGACTGGGACGACGTGCTGGCCACATTCCCCCACCCGCACTACGAGATCATCCCCACCCTCACCGTGCACGACGGTGACGCAGAGGTCCGCGATTACTACCACGACACGCGCGTCGCATTCCCCGACCAGGACCATGAGATCATCGCGCTGCGCCACAGTGCCGACGCCGTCATCGTCGAATTCTGGTTGATCGGAACACATCTGGGCCCACTCGGCGCCATCCCACCGACCGGCGGCCGACACCGGACCAGGATGACGGCGTACTTCATCTTCGACGAGGACGAGAATCTGGTCACCGAGCGGATCTACTTCGACGCCCTGTCGATGTTCGGTCAACTGCTCGCCGGGCTCAATCTGCGCGACCCGCGCAACTGGCCGCGGGTGATCCGTGGCCTGCGAGGACTGCGGGCGATGTCCAGCACTCCGAACCCGCTCCTCGTCGACACCGCGCCGGTCGAGCTGTAGCCGGGATGAAGGTCCATCACCTCAACTGCGGCACCATGCGGCCGCCCGCGACCCCGGGCGGGCTGGTCTGCCACGTGTTGTTGATCGAGACCGATCACGGCCTTGCCCTGGTCGACTCGGGTTTCGGCTTGCACGATATTGCGGCACCCGGGCCGCGTTTCGGCGCCGCGCGGTTCCTCGTTCGCCCTGTCTACGACCCCGCTGAAGCGGCGGTCAACCAGATCCGCGAACTCGGGCATGATCCGCGAGATGTCCGTGACATCGTGCTCACCCATCTCGATGCCGATCACGCCGGCGGCCTTGCCGACTTCCCTTGGGCCAGAGTTCATCTCACTGCCATCGAATCATTCGCCGCCGCCCACCCCGCGACATTCGTGGAGAAGCAGCGCTACCGTCGAGCCCAACGCGCTCACGGCCCGATACTCGTCGAGCACCACCCGGCCGCCGGCGAAGCCTGGCGCGGTTTTCCGGGCGCGAAGGACCTCAGCGAGATCTCGCCGGGGATCGTATTGATTCCGCTACCCGGGCACACCCGCGGCCATGCGGCGGTCGCGGTGGACACCGGGTCACGCTGGATCCTGCATGCCGGGGATGCGTTCTACCACCACGGGCAGGTCGACGGTAGTCACTCTGCGCCGCGGACGCTCACCGCCCCCGAACGGGCTGTCGCGTTCGACCGCAAGCAGGTCCGGGCCAATCATCGCAGGCTGGCCGAACTCTCGACCGCCGGCGAACCGGATCTACTGCTGGTCAATGCGCACAGCCCCCACTTACTGGACCGCGCCATCGAGAGCAGCTGACGCAGGGCGGAATTCCCGCGGCTAGCCCGTCGGGCACGTCCCGGCGGCGTCGCGCAGCACCCCCGCCGATGCGGCGTCGACCGGGAGCGCATAGCCGCGCAACACCTCGACGAACTGCACCGCGTACTGACACCAGAACGCCCGGTTGGGCGGCATCCAGTGGGCCGGCTCCTGATCGCCCTTGTCCTGGTTGGGTTTACCGGCGACGGCCAGCAGGTTGGCCGGGTCGTTGGCGAACCGCAGCCGCAGATCGTCGGGCCAGTCACGCGCGCCCAGATCCCACGCCAACGCCAGCGGCACGATGTGGTCGATCTGCACTGAGGCACCCGTCTGATTGCCGCGGACGAACGGCACCACCGCGTTCGTGTACGGATCGTGCAGTGTCCCGGTCGCCACGGCGACCGGGCACCGCTTGATCGCGACGAGTGTCTTGTCGACGAGGTCGCGGTTGAGGATGTCGTTCCGGGTGTCGCAGCCGTTGTGACCGCCGGGCGCGCTGTTGTCGTCGTCCCAGGACTCTCCGAAGGCGGCACGCCGATAGTCGTTGCCGCGCACCCGCACCGGAATCTCCGGTACCCCGGCCAACAGGTCCACCCCGGCGGCCACGGTGGGCGGCTGGGCCTGGGCGGCGAACCGCACGGAGTTCTGCGTTGAAGTGATCACCTGAATGGCGACCACCACCGCGAGTGCGACGGCCGCGGCCAGCCACCACACCCGCCGGCCGGTCATGCCTTGTCCAGGTACTCGACGCGGTCGGTGTTCACGAATTGTGCTGCCAGCAGATCCATTCCGGGGTCGTGCGGACTCTGCGCGTAGCGCTGCTCGCAGAATTCCCGGGCCTCCTGGATCACTTCGAGGTGATCCCGCAGGGACAGGAAACGCAGATTGATGGTGCGCCCGGACTGGTTGAGGCCCAGCACATCTCCCTCGCGACGCTCATCGAGGTCGAGGTCTGCCAGGGCGAACCCGTCGAGCGTCGCGGCCACCGCCTTGATCCGCTCACCGGCCTTCGAGGTTTCCGGCAGCCGAGTGGCCAGCAGGCACAGGCTGGGATGTTGGCCACGACCGATCCGGCCGCGCAGCTGATGCAGCTGGCTGATGCCGAACCGGTCGGCGTCCATCACGACCATCATGGTCGAGTTGGGCACGTCGACGCCGACCTCGATGACGGTGGTACACACCAGCACATCGATCTCCCCGGACCGGAATGCCCCCATCACCGCGTCCTTCTCGTCCCCGGACAGCCGGCCGTGCATGAGCCCGAGGCGCAAGCCCGCCAGCGGGCCCGTGCTCAACCGGTCGAACAGGTCGACGACGGTGATTGGCGGCGGGCCGCCGCGCCCGTCGTTCTTGTCGCTCGGCTTGTCGGATTCGTCGATGCGCGAGGCGACCACGTAGGCCTGTCTGCCGGCGCCCACCTCCTCGCGGATGCGGGCCCAGGCCCGGTCCAGCCAGGCCGGCTTCTGCGAGACGAAGATGGTGTTGGTGGTGATGGGTTGCCGGCCGCGGGGCAGTTCGCGCAGCGTCGAGGTCTCCAGATCGCCGTACACGGTGAGCGCCACGGTGCGCGGAATCGGCGTGGCCGTCATCACCAGCAGGTGAGGAGTCAACCCATCACGAGCCTTGGCCCGCAACGCATCCCGCTGTTCGACGCCGAACCGGTGCTGTTCGTCGACGACCACCATGCCCAGGTTGTGGAACTCCACCGCGTCCTGCAACAACGCGTGCGTACCGACGACGATGCCGGCCTGGCCCGACGCCACCTGTTCGCGCACGGCACGTTTCTGCGGTGCCGTCATCGATCCGGTCAGCAACGCCACACCGGTCACCGTCTCCGCACCGCCGAGCTGCCCCGCCATCGCCAGCGGCCCCAGCACGTCACGGATCGAGCGCGCGTGTTGGGCGGCAAGCACTTCGGTGGGCGCCAACAGCGCGCACTGATAGCCCGCATCGACCATCTGCAGCATCGCCAGCACCGACACGATGGTCTTGCCCGAACCCACCTCGCCCTGCAGCATCCGGTTCATCGGGCGCGTCGAGGCCAACTCGCCCGAGATCACCTCGAGCACTTCGGACTGCCCCGCAGTCAGCTCGAAGGGCATCCGACTGTGCATCGCGGCGGCCAACCCGTCGTCGACTCGCGGTGCGGCGGGCCCGGATTCGCTCAGCTCGCTGTAGCGTCGGCCGACCAGCCCCCATTGCAGGCCGATGGCTTCATCAAAGGTCAGCCGCTCGGCCGCCCGGTCCCGGTCCTCGGATTTCTCAGCCAGGTGAATGGCCCGCAGCGCCTGATCTTCGGACATCAGATTGTGTTCGCGCACAAACGATTCCGGAAGTGGTTCCGGAATCGGGTCCAGAACGTCCAGGGTCTGCCGAACGCACGCGTAGATGTCCCAGCTCTGCACCTTTGCCGAGGCCGGGTAGATCGGGAAGAAGTCCCGCTCGAACTCGGCCAGCATGTCTTCGCCGGTGGCCCCAGACGCCGTTGCGATGGTCTTGAGCGACTTGGTCCCGATCTGCTTGCCTGCCAGTGGATTCAGCACCAGGAAGGCCGGATGGTCGAGCTGAAGGGTATTGCGGAAGTACTTCACCTCGCCGGAGAGCATCAGGCGGGTGCCCTTCTCCAACTTATCCACCATCCACCCGGCATTGAAGAACGTCGCCGTCACGGCGGGCCGATGTTCACCGAGGGTGACGCGCAACCACTTTCGGGCCGTCGGCCGGCCCGTCTTCTTGCTGAAGCCCGGCTTCATCTCACCGACCTTGGTCTCGGTGACGACCTCGATGAAGGTGACGTGTTCGCCCTCCTCCAAATCAAGGGCCTCACCTTCACCGCGCACCGACATGCCGTCGCTGTATTTGCGGGGGTAGTGCCGCAGCAGATCGTTGACGGTGACGATGCCGAAATGCTCTTCGAGGGGCTTGGCCGACCGTGCCCCGATCACCAGGTCCAGTCGATCGCCGAGCGCGGCCACTACTCCACCCCGATCAGCAGCGCGTCGCCGCGGTGGCCGGTGTGATAGGTCACCAACTCGGCGCCGAGGTGCTCGCGATGCACATGGGCCTGCAGCGCCTCCCCCACAGCGCCGTCCACACCATCACCGGTCAACACCGTGATCAGCTCGCCGCCCGCCACCATCAGCAGATCGATCAACCCGGCGGCAGCCGTCGTGATGTCGGGACCCACGATCAGCACCTCATCGCCCGCGATACCCAGCCCGTCGCCCGGTTTGCAGCCACCCGCCCACGTCAACGCCTCTTCGGTGGCGATCCGCACCGCGCCGTGCCGGGCGCCCGCGGCCGCCCGCGCCATGGTGTACCCGTCG
Above is a window of Mycolicibacterium boenickei DNA encoding:
- a CDS encoding TetR/AcrR family transcriptional regulator; its protein translation is MTGAANRQADGAPRRGRPPKAQAQLTRAAIRDAALAVIDGEGIAAVSMRSVGRVLGVDAKSLYHYVEGKDDLLDAVAEHVLEQLRIPPATGDFGADLRALGHEFRRVTLAHPEAATLVLTRQLSSMSGLAPIEAVLTVLRRTGISAREAVHLLRTLLAALIGTLLREVSAGPTFGAGTADGIAERRKTLEASGLAEVTAAAPYLARFDRDDEFEATLDLIVDLVGCRAAAVGTTDRAPSSGR
- a CDS encoding ester cyclase; amino-acid sequence: MPDRLLMPPVEVLQAREKLVLDHFHDEVRQDWDDVLATFPHPHYEIIPTLTVHDGDAEVRDYYHDTRVAFPDQDHEIIALRHSADAVIVEFWLIGTHLGPLGAIPPTGGRHRTRMTAYFIFDEDENLVTERIYFDALSMFGQLLAGLNLRDPRNWPRVIRGLRGLRAMSSTPNPLLVDTAPVEL
- a CDS encoding MBL fold metallo-hydrolase — its product is MKVHHLNCGTMRPPATPGGLVCHVLLIETDHGLALVDSGFGLHDIAAPGPRFGAARFLVRPVYDPAEAAVNQIRELGHDPRDVRDIVLTHLDADHAGGLADFPWARVHLTAIESFAAAHPATFVEKQRYRRAQRAHGPILVEHHPAAGEAWRGFPGAKDLSEISPGIVLIPLPGHTRGHAAVAVDTGSRWILHAGDAFYHHGQVDGSHSAPRTLTAPERAVAFDRKQVRANHRRLAELSTAGEPDLLLVNAHSPHLLDRAIESS
- a CDS encoding HNH endonuclease family protein, whose protein sequence is MTGRRVWWLAAAVALAVVVAIQVITSTQNSVRFAAQAQPPTVAAGVDLLAGVPEIPVRVRGNDYRRAAFGESWDDDNSAPGGHNGCDTRNDILNRDLVDKTLVAIKRCPVAVATGTLHDPYTNAVVPFVRGNQTGASVQIDHIVPLALAWDLGARDWPDDLRLRFANDPANLLAVAGKPNQDKGDQEPAHWMPPNRAFWCQYAVQFVEVLRGYALPVDAASAGVLRDAAGTCPTG
- the recG gene encoding ATP-dependent DNA helicase RecG, translated to MAALGDRLDLVIGARSAKPLEEHFGIVTVNDLLRHYPRKYSDGMSVRGEGEALDLEEGEHVTFIEVVTETKVGEMKPGFSKKTGRPTARKWLRVTLGEHRPAVTATFFNAGWMVDKLEKGTRLMLSGEVKYFRNTLQLDHPAFLVLNPLAGKQIGTKSLKTIATASGATGEDMLAEFERDFFPIYPASAKVQSWDIYACVRQTLDVLDPIPEPLPESFVREHNLMSEDQALRAIHLAEKSEDRDRAAERLTFDEAIGLQWGLVGRRYSELSESGPAAPRVDDGLAAAMHSRMPFELTAGQSEVLEVISGELASTRPMNRMLQGEVGSGKTIVSVLAMLQMVDAGYQCALLAPTEVLAAQHARSIRDVLGPLAMAGQLGGAETVTGVALLTGSMTAPQKRAVREQVASGQAGIVVGTHALLQDAVEFHNLGMVVVDEQHRFGVEQRDALRAKARDGLTPHLLVMTATPIPRTVALTVYGDLETSTLRELPRGRQPITTNTIFVSQKPAWLDRAWARIREEVGAGRQAYVVASRIDESDKPSDKNDGRGGPPPITVVDLFDRLSTGPLAGLRLGLMHGRLSGDEKDAVMGAFRSGEIDVLVCTTVIEVGVDVPNSTMMVVMDADRFGISQLHQLRGRIGRGQHPSLCLLATRLPETSKAGERIKAVAATLDGFALADLDLDERREGDVLGLNQSGRTINLRFLSLRDHLEVIQEAREFCEQRYAQSPHDPGMDLLAAQFVNTDRVEYLDKA